The Pantoea vagans genome includes a window with the following:
- a CDS encoding cytochrome c biogenesis protein/redoxin: MTLLIAFCAGMLTLLSPCTLPVIPFVFASVRGQKGQLLALLSGMVMMFTAVALLVTVTSHWVASVTAAARWIALAFLAVTSLTLLSSRLAQYVTQPFVALGNRMNDASQRRRGLVAAGLAGMATGMLWAPCAGPVLGAILSLAVVGKDPVSVGLLLVAYGSGAALMLALLFVAGRGLVMRLRPGLALTSRLRQVAGGLMLAAVVLIASGAQGQLQSGPAFAQRLEQRLSEWGPQPATKPRLEPVVMPQTRSTLPSLQGGTAWLNGAAVTPETLKGKVVLVDFWTYDCINCQHTLPHVRDWANKYQPEGLVVVGVHTPEYPWERDEKAVSRAIKQWQLPYTVVADNNYSIWNRFGNQYWPAHYIFDAHGQLRYTAFGEGQYAEQEQVIQQLLKEART, from the coding sequence AAAGGACAGTTGCTGGCGTTATTGAGCGGCATGGTGATGATGTTTACCGCCGTGGCACTGCTGGTCACGGTGACCAGCCATTGGGTCGCCAGCGTGACCGCAGCGGCAAGGTGGATCGCACTGGCCTTTTTAGCCGTGACGTCGCTGACCTTACTGTCATCGCGCCTGGCTCAGTATGTTACTCAACCCTTTGTAGCGTTAGGCAATCGCATGAATGATGCCAGCCAACGCCGACGCGGTTTAGTCGCGGCAGGGTTGGCGGGAATGGCAACGGGCATGTTGTGGGCACCCTGTGCGGGGCCAGTATTAGGCGCGATTCTCAGCCTGGCGGTGGTGGGAAAAGATCCCGTCTCGGTTGGTCTGCTACTGGTAGCCTATGGCAGCGGTGCCGCACTGATGCTGGCGCTACTGTTTGTGGCGGGGCGTGGACTGGTGATGCGATTACGGCCAGGCCTGGCACTAACCAGCCGTTTACGCCAGGTAGCAGGGGGATTGATGCTGGCTGCCGTGGTGTTGATCGCCAGCGGCGCGCAAGGGCAGTTACAAAGTGGCCCCGCGTTTGCGCAGCGTCTGGAGCAGCGGCTCAGTGAATGGGGGCCACAGCCTGCGACGAAACCCCGCCTCGAACCGGTGGTGATGCCACAAACCCGCAGTACGCTGCCCTCACTGCAAGGCGGCACCGCATGGCTGAACGGTGCCGCTGTCACCCCGGAAACGTTAAAAGGCAAAGTGGTGCTGGTGGATTTCTGGACCTACGACTGTATTAACTGTCAGCATACCTTGCCGCATGTGCGTGACTGGGCCAATAAGTATCAACCCGAGGGCTTGGTAGTGGTAGGCGTTCATACCCCGGAGTATCCGTGGGAACGCGACGAGAAAGCGGTGAGTCGTGCAATTAAACAGTGGCAACTGCCGTATACCGTGGTGGCGGATAACAACTACAGCATCTGGAACCGCTTCGGTAATCAATACTGGCCCGCCCATTATATTTTCGACGCGCACGGGCAGTTGCGATACACCGCGTTTGGTGAAGGTCAATATGCGGAACAGGAGCAGGTGATTCAGCAGTTGTTGAAAGAGGCGCGGACGTAA
- a CDS encoding LysR family transcriptional regulator, producing the protein MNRTGMTELEILLAVARRGTFKSAASELEMSPSAITNAVAALEKRLGVRLFNRTTRSVALTDAGRRFIDKIAPALEVIRSASEEISSEPNDPSGILRLNVPPESYALWYESVLMPFLKRYPRIRADICSQREKVDIVSAGFDAGIRLAEDIPADMIAVKLTAELRMIVVAAPDYLERFTAPDQPEQLSEHQTLCMRMSDGSIYRWALSHQQQTYTLQGEPRFAVSDVASMHQAALAGLGIACMSEQHIAADIQGGKLVRLLPEWQVNLGTLCLYYPGHRLVPPALKALTAFVQTHRK; encoded by the coding sequence ATGAACCGGACCGGTATGACAGAACTGGAAATCCTGCTGGCAGTAGCGCGGCGCGGAACCTTTAAAAGCGCAGCAAGCGAGTTAGAAATGTCACCTTCTGCGATCACCAACGCGGTGGCCGCGCTGGAGAAACGGCTGGGTGTGCGTCTGTTCAATCGCACCACGCGAAGTGTGGCCCTGACGGATGCCGGTCGGCGCTTTATTGACAAAATCGCCCCTGCCCTTGAGGTGATTCGCAGCGCTTCCGAAGAGATCAGCAGCGAACCCAACGATCCCTCGGGGATTCTCCGCTTAAATGTGCCGCCAGAAAGCTATGCGCTGTGGTATGAGTCCGTGCTTATGCCGTTTCTAAAACGATACCCGCGTATTCGCGCGGATATTTGCAGCCAAAGAGAAAAGGTGGATATCGTTTCTGCAGGCTTTGATGCGGGGATCCGTCTTGCTGAAGATATTCCCGCCGATATGATCGCCGTTAAGCTTACCGCCGAGTTGCGGATGATAGTGGTTGCCGCTCCGGACTATCTTGAACGTTTTACGGCGCCGGATCAGCCAGAGCAACTGAGCGAGCACCAAACGCTGTGTATGCGCATGTCTGATGGCAGTATTTATCGCTGGGCATTGAGCCACCAACAGCAAACCTACACCTTGCAAGGTGAGCCACGTTTCGCCGTGAGCGATGTGGCCTCCATGCACCAGGCGGCGCTGGCTGGACTTGGCATTGCCTGTATGTCCGAGCAACACATTGCCGCGGATATCCAGGGGGGCAAGTTGGTGCGATTACTGCCAGAGTGGCAGGTGAACCTCGGTACGCTGTGTCTCTATTACCCTGGGCATCGATTAGTGCCGCCCGCACTTAAGGCATTAACGGCATTCGTGCAGACACATCGCAAGTAG
- a CDS encoding aldehyde dehydrogenase family protein — protein sequence MHIIEHIYINGRFVTPAGNEWLEMINPADGRVIGKARMANEQDAERAIAAAHAAFPAYARTSVAERIMLLKKMHDAVKSCESELHAAILEEYGAPASRSQWMASYPADVILQVIQELEQYPFSQQAGRAHVQMLPLGVAGLITPWNSNAGFICHKLATALAAGCTTVIKPSEFSLLQTEVITQALHRAGLPDGLFNIVTGRGAEVGDAISRSPLVAKISFTGSTATGKTILRTAAETFKRVTLELGGKSPTLILPDADANSAAELAVQAGFINSGQACIAGTRILVPEARKAEFEQALTLAVAAQCSGNPASPATTIGPMVNEKQWQRVQHYIGLGEQEGARILSGGQGRPQGLTHGWYIKPTLFSDVTPQMQIAREEIFGPVLSIMSYRDEAEAIAIANDTDYGLSALVIGADEQHARAVGEQILAGRVMINTLAHEPRAPFGGFGHSGMGREMGQWGISAFLEPRAVTVAY from the coding sequence ATGCATATTATCGAACACATCTATATTAATGGCCGTTTTGTTACCCCTGCTGGTAACGAGTGGCTGGAGATGATCAATCCTGCTGATGGCCGCGTCATTGGCAAAGCGCGTATGGCAAACGAGCAAGACGCAGAGCGCGCGATCGCCGCCGCTCATGCGGCATTTCCCGCTTATGCTCGCACCTCCGTCGCTGAACGTATCATGCTGTTAAAGAAGATGCATGACGCAGTGAAAAGCTGTGAAAGCGAGTTGCATGCCGCCATCCTCGAAGAATATGGCGCACCGGCCTCACGCTCGCAGTGGATGGCAAGTTATCCCGCTGACGTCATTCTCCAGGTGATCCAAGAGTTGGAACAATACCCTTTTAGCCAGCAAGCCGGACGCGCGCATGTTCAAATGCTTCCCCTCGGCGTCGCCGGTCTGATTACCCCCTGGAACAGCAACGCGGGCTTTATTTGCCACAAGCTGGCCACCGCACTGGCCGCAGGGTGTACCACGGTGATTAAGCCCAGTGAATTTAGCCTGTTACAGACCGAAGTAATCACACAAGCGTTGCATCGGGCGGGCTTGCCTGATGGCCTGTTTAATATTGTCACGGGACGCGGTGCCGAGGTCGGGGATGCGATTAGCCGCAGCCCATTGGTGGCAAAAATTTCCTTCACCGGTTCAACCGCCACGGGGAAAACCATTTTGCGCACGGCCGCTGAGACTTTTAAGCGCGTAACGCTGGAGCTGGGCGGCAAATCGCCCACCCTCATCCTGCCAGATGCGGATGCCAACAGCGCTGCAGAGCTGGCAGTGCAGGCGGGATTTATCAATAGCGGACAAGCCTGTATTGCTGGCACGCGCATTCTGGTGCCCGAAGCGCGCAAAGCTGAATTCGAACAGGCGCTGACGCTGGCGGTAGCCGCACAATGCTCTGGCAACCCCGCTTCCCCAGCGACCACCATTGGCCCGATGGTGAATGAAAAGCAGTGGCAACGGGTGCAACATTATATTGGCCTCGGCGAACAAGAAGGTGCGCGAATACTGAGCGGTGGTCAGGGACGTCCGCAAGGACTGACTCACGGCTGGTATATCAAGCCGACGCTGTTTAGTGATGTGACGCCGCAGATGCAGATTGCCCGTGAAGAGATCTTTGGACCGGTGTTGAGTATCATGAGTTATCGTGACGAAGCTGAGGCGATTGCCATCGCGAATGACACCGATTATGGCCTGTCTGCGCTGGTGATTGGTGCCGACGAGCAGCATGCCCGCGCCGTGGGTGAACAGATACTGGCGGGCCGGGTGATGATCAATACATTGGCACATGAACCGCGCGCGCCTTTTGGTGGCTTTGGTCATTCAGGAATGGGCCGGGAGATGGGGCAATGGGGGATTAGCGCTTTTCTGGAGCCGCGAGCCGTGACGGTTGCCTATTAA
- a CDS encoding oligosaccharide flippase family protein, translating into MKNKLKNSMWMIAEKLIAVFGLIFVTSYVAKYVGPTTFGIISLSMLVFQFIQSIAVMGSDVILLKRISQNHHSGIRLMMATFLLVMLIYCGLAISGMVIMGEEWSREALVFICAAAIACLFSSLDLVNIYNEAMLNARLNVIANVIGLAISLTVRFFISWFQLDPQFLAIPIVLATLLPFSIKLAIFLRYHRQVPIPALRHIKKYSRYMVASGVSLVFSVIAIAIYTRVNQLSVSYFLGVKEAGIFAVAMTLSTAWVFLPNALLASFFPAFFAERDDEQSIIKAQKLHLLVLGVSAVVIMAIWQLSGWFIRDFYGEAYLDAVAPTLLLSVGAMCGVLSSLMDRFIIKYNGYRFLVKKTFAVLIICLASSFLLVPYFGLTGAAMSVVLTEFVSFSLLNYFFSAQPVMRIHQIFFNPRKLWLLFINYKTSDSKESLS; encoded by the coding sequence GTGAAAAATAAATTAAAAAATTCGATGTGGATGATTGCTGAGAAGTTGATCGCGGTATTCGGCCTGATTTTTGTCACCTCCTATGTGGCGAAATATGTTGGCCCTACCACGTTCGGCATTATCTCACTCTCCATGCTGGTGTTTCAGTTTATTCAATCCATTGCGGTGATGGGCAGCGATGTGATTCTGCTCAAACGCATTTCGCAAAATCATCATTCAGGTATTCGCCTGATGATGGCGACCTTTCTGCTGGTAATGCTGATTTATTGCGGCTTAGCCATCAGCGGCATGGTGATCATGGGCGAAGAGTGGAGTCGTGAAGCTCTGGTGTTTATCTGTGCAGCGGCGATTGCCTGCCTGTTTTCATCGCTCGACCTCGTGAACATTTACAACGAGGCGATGCTGAATGCGCGGCTTAACGTGATTGCCAATGTCATCGGTCTCGCTATCAGCCTGACGGTGCGTTTCTTTATTTCCTGGTTCCAACTGGATCCCCAATTCCTGGCGATACCGATTGTACTCGCCACGCTACTGCCGTTCAGCATCAAACTGGCCATCTTCCTGCGCTATCACCGCCAGGTGCCAATTCCTGCGCTGCGCCATATCAAAAAGTATTCACGCTACATGGTGGCATCGGGTGTTTCACTGGTGTTCTCAGTGATTGCGATTGCGATTTACACCCGCGTCAATCAACTCAGCGTCTCTTACTTTCTCGGCGTGAAAGAGGCTGGAATTTTCGCGGTGGCGATGACGCTGTCCACAGCATGGGTGTTTTTACCCAATGCGCTGCTGGCTTCATTCTTCCCGGCATTCTTTGCTGAGCGCGATGATGAGCAATCGATTATCAAAGCGCAAAAACTCCATCTGCTGGTATTGGGGGTGTCGGCGGTCGTCATCATGGCGATCTGGCAACTCTCGGGTTGGTTTATTCGCGATTTCTACGGTGAAGCCTATCTCGATGCCGTTGCGCCAACGTTATTGCTCAGCGTGGGTGCGATGTGCGGTGTGCTCAGCAGTTTGATGGACCGTTTTATTATTAAGTACAACGGCTATCGATTCTTAGTCAAAAAGACCTTTGCTGTATTAATTATCTGCCTGGCATCCTCTTTTTTATTGGTGCCTTATTTCGGTTTAACCGGTGCCGCAATGAGTGTGGTATTAACCGAATTCGTTTCATTCTCGCTGCTTAATTATTTCTTTTCTGCGCAACCCGTTATGCGTATTCACCAGATTTTCTTCAACCCCAGGAAGTTATGGCTGTTATTTATCAATTACAAAACCTCAGACAGTAAAGAGAGTTTATCATGA